The Thermodesulfovibrio sp. 3462-1 genome contains the following window.
GTTGCCTCCCATCCTGTTTTCCCTGTGTCTATAAGAAAGAATCCAGATGGAGTTTTTAAAACCACTGATTCTGCCTGACCAACATCAAGAAATGTAATTTTTAAGCTTTCTTTGTCTTTAATATGCATAAAAAACGGGATTAAAATAGACGTTAAAACCAAAATCATAGAGAAACCAAGAATTAGTGTTTTCTTTTTCTTTAAACAATAAAAGCCGAATAGAGTAATAAAAACTGCCATATAGAAGATAGCCAGTGCCATAGGAGGAATTAGAGGAATCCATATAGATGAATATTTAAAAGAGGCAAGAGTATGCATTATTTTAAAAGAGAACTTTCCAATGAAATCAATTACTTCAGGCAAAGGATAATATCCTGTAATCAAAAAGACTACCACAAAAAATAAATGTAAAGGGAAAAGAACCATTCCAATTAAAACTCCTACTGTAAGGTTTGCCAAAGGAGATATCAGGGATAAATAGTGAAATCTGTAAACTATTAAGGGTGCTGTGATAACTGTTGCTGAAATGCTGATAAAAAGACTTAAAAGAAGATAAGAGATTTTTTTTGGAATTTTGTCTTTGAACTTTTTATAAATATCTGATGCAAAACCAATTCCTGCAGTGGCAAGAAAGCTAAGTTGAAAGGAAATATCTTTTATTGCTTGAGGTTGAAAAATTAAAATTATAAGGCATGCAAAGCTTACAGTAAAAATCCATAGGGATTTCCTCTCTGATAAGGCTCCTATCATGAAAAGTGTTGCCATAATAAAAGAGCGACTGGTTGGATAATTTGGTTCAACAATAAGAAAGTAGCATAAAATAACAGGGAATGTAAAAAAAGTGGCTAATTGGGAGGGTTTCCAGTAAAGGGTAATTTTTAACAGAACAGTGTATGGAAGCCTTTTAATGAGAAATTTAAATATCAAAAAACAGACTGTAAATAAAAGACTGAAATGGGCTCCTGATATACTTAGCAAATGAATAAGTCCTGTTTTTCTGAAGTCTTCTTGAATCTCTATTGGAATTGAAGTTCTTTCACCTGTTGTCATTGCAATGAGTGTTCCAGAAAGTTCTTTATTAATGGTTTCTGCAATTTTTTTGTTTATTTTTTCTCTTATTTTGTCAACTGCTGTCTTTTGAAAGTTTTCTTCCAGTTGTGCTGTTTTTAAAAAACAAAGGGGCTCTCCGTATTGGTAGGGATTTAAATGTTTTTTACCAATGATGCATTGGATTTTATAGGTTTGCCCTTCCTGAAGAGGCTCATTAGAGTAAAGTTTCAGTATTGTTTTTTTAGTATCAGAACTACAGCTAACTTTAAACTCATAGATATTGCCGCTTTTATTTTTTAAATAGCCTGTGAAGCTTATATTTTCTGGTTCTACAGTATCTTTACAATAAGTAATACTTATGTACAAAATTCCAAAAAGCATTGATATGAAAAGGAGTATCGCTATGAGCTTGTTATTTTTAAAGGCAAAAATTAAGAGAATTGAAAAAATTATTGTTATTACAGGGAAATAAGTAAAGAAATATCCCAGAAGAATTCCTGATACTAAACATGGAACAACGGGCATTAGTAGAGTTTTTGTTTTACTAACTCTTCCAGTTCCTCTAAAATCTTATTGGCCCTTCCTGGATCTTCTTCTTCCACCATAATTCTTATTTTTGGTTCTGTTCCTGATGGTCTTATAAGTATTCTTCCTTTTATTTCCTGTTGAAGCTTTGAGATTTTGAAATTTAAATCTTCAAGTTTTTTTATAGCCTCCTTTTTTGAAATTCTCTCAGGAATTCTAATGTTCTTTAAAAGTTGTGGATACCTTGATATTTCCTTTGTTAATTCACTGAGAAATTTACCATTTTTCATCATAATATAAGCCACCTGAACCGCTGTTATTGCTCCATCTCCTGTGCATGAATAATCAAGACATACGATGTGTCCTGACTGTTCTCCACCGAGATTATATCCACCTTTAAGCATTTCTTCCACAACATATCTGTCACCTACCTGTGTTCTTATAAGTTTTATTCCCTGTGTTTTTAGATAGTTTTCAACTCCGCTGTTTGTCATTACTGTTGCAACAACAGTGTTTTTCTTAAGCTTTTTTTGCTTTTTTAACTCTGTTGCCCATATACTGAGAATAATATCTCCATCAATAATGTTTCCCTTTTCATCAATAAGAATTGTTCTGTCTGCATCTCCATCATGAGCAATTCCAAGATTTGCCTGAGTTTCTATGACTTTTTTTATTAATTCCTGAGGATACAATGCTCCGCATTCTCTGTTTATATTCAGTCCATCAGGTTTATCATTGATTGTTATCACTTCTGCTCCAAGTTCACGGAAAAGTGTTGGAGTGATCTTGTAGGCAGCTCCATTGGCAGGATCAATTACTACTTTAAGTCCTTCAAAGGTAAAATTTTTTGGTAGAGTTGATTTAACAAACTCTATGTATCTTCCTACTGCATCTTCAATTCTAAAAGCTTTTCCAAGAGCCTTTGCTTGAGGCCTGCTTTGAGGAAAATCAGGTTCATTTAAAAATTTTTCAATAGTGTTCTCAATATCCTCAGACACCTTAAAGCCATCATTTGAAAATATCTTTATTCCATTATCAGGAAATGGATTGTGAGAGGCTGAAATTACCATGCCAGCATCTTGACGCATGCTTTTTACAAGGAAAGCAATCGCTGGAGTGGGAATTGGCCCAACAAGATAAACATCTCCTCCCATTGAAGTTATTCCTGCTGTTAAAGCTGATTCAATCATATAGCCTGAGATTCTTGTGTCCTTTCCAATAAGGATTTTTGGTTTATGAGAAATCCTTTGTTTTAAAATAAAACATAGAGACATCCCTACTTTCATGCATAATTCAGGTATCATTGGATACTGATTTATTGTTCCTCTAATTCCATCTGTGCCAAAAAGTTTCATCTCTTCCTCCCCAATTTGACATTTATATAAACTGTATCCTGGTCTGTTCTGAAGATTTTTCCTTCGGGATCTATTTTTGCCTGAATTTTCAGGTCTTCAGCGATACCTTCTATGTCCACTGGCTCAGTTTTAATTGAATGGATTTTGCTAAGTTCTTTTTTTGCTCCTTCTATTTTTATCGTAGAAGGCTCAGCAGTTACTGATACAACAGTAAATTCTTTTGCTGGATTCCCTGTTAGAACCACTCTTACAGGAACTGTTTTCTGCGATTTTTCATCCATATATATTTTTACCTGTGAAGGCTCAATCTTCAGAATTTCAACTCCTCTTGGCAGTTTTACTGAAGACTTTGTTATAGGGATTGAATTTTCACCGAGTTTAACATTGGTGAGATCAATTACTACTCTGATATTATTTTGCGTTAATTCTCGTAGAATTCTTTCTCTCGTAGAGATTGTTATTGTTACCTTTTTTACATTCTGTTTTAAAATCTCCATTTGTGATGGAGTATTTTTAAACTCAATAGGTACTTCAATAGATGTCTCTGTTTGCCCTCTAAATGTGACGAAAAACCATAGAAATATTGCTAAAGCAATAGATATTAGTTTAAATGTAAGATTTTCCGCTAAAAGTTTTTTTAAAATTCTGCCCATTTTCTCTCTCTTTCTGTTGTAAATAGATTTGTTAATTTCTCTCTCAGAGTTTCCATATCAAGGTTGCTAAAAAGCTCTCCGTTTACTGCTAAAGAGATGGCTCCTGTTTCCTCTGAAACTATAACAGCAACAGCATCTGTTTCTTCTGTAATACCAAGAGCAGCTCTATGTCTCGTCCCATATGTTTTCTTTAAGTCTGCTCCGAGCTTTATGGGAAGAAAACATCCAGCAGCTACTATTCTGTTCTTTTTTATGATTACAGCACCATCATGAATGGGGCTTGTAGGATGAAATATACTCATTAAAAGTTCTTTTGTAACTCTTGCTTCAAGAGGAACACCTATCTCAACATACTCATTGAGACTCACATTTCTTTCAAAAACAATTAAGGCACCTATTTTTTTATTAGCAAGCCCCTGAGATGCCTTAACTATTTCTTCAATTGTTTTCATTTCTTCTGCAGAACTAAATCTGTGCAGTAGTGGAGTCTCTCCCATCTGAGCGAGAGCTTT
Protein-coding sequences here:
- the glmM gene encoding phosphoglucosamine mutase, with the translated sequence MKLFGTDGIRGTINQYPMIPELCMKVGMSLCFILKQRISHKPKILIGKDTRISGYMIESALTAGITSMGGDVYLVGPIPTPAIAFLVKSMRQDAGMVISASHNPFPDNGIKIFSNDGFKVSEDIENTIEKFLNEPDFPQSRPQAKALGKAFRIEDAVGRYIEFVKSTLPKNFTFEGLKVVIDPANGAAYKITPTLFRELGAEVITINDKPDGLNINRECGALYPQELIKKVIETQANLGIAHDGDADRTILIDEKGNIIDGDIILSIWATELKKQKKLKKNTVVATVMTNSGVENYLKTQGIKLIRTQVGDRYVVEEMLKGGYNLGGEQSGHIVCLDYSCTGDGAITAVQVAYIMMKNGKFLSELTKEISRYPQLLKNIRIPERISKKEAIKKLEDLNFKISKLQQEIKGRILIRPSGTEPKIRIMVEEEDPGRANKILEELEELVKQKLY
- the cdaA gene encoding diadenylate cyclase CdaA, whose amino-acid sequence is MEKFFEQLRWQDLIDIAIVSFIIYKIFILVKGTRAARMLIGIGVLLAISLISRFFELYTLDWLIQSFWTQIVIILIILFQPEIRKALAQMGETPLLHRFSSAEEMKTIEEIVKASQGLANKKIGALIVFERNVSLNEYVEIGVPLEARVTKELLMSIFHPTSPIHDGAVIIKKNRIVAAGCFLPIKLGADLKKTYGTRHRAALGITEETDAVAVIVSEETGAISLAVNGELFSNLDMETLREKLTNLFTTERERKWAEF
- a CDS encoding DNA internalization-related competence protein ComEC/Rec2, translated to MPVVPCLVSGILLGYFFTYFPVITIIFSILLIFAFKNNKLIAILLFISMLFGILYISITYCKDTVEPENISFTGYLKNKSGNIYEFKVSCSSDTKKTILKLYSNEPLQEGQTYKIQCIIGKKHLNPYQYGEPLCFLKTAQLEENFQKTAVDKIREKINKKIAETINKELSGTLIAMTTGERTSIPIEIQEDFRKTGLIHLLSISGAHFSLLFTVCFLIFKFLIKRLPYTVLLKITLYWKPSQLATFFTFPVILCYFLIVEPNYPTSRSFIMATLFMIGALSERKSLWIFTVSFACLIILIFQPQAIKDISFQLSFLATAGIGFASDIYKKFKDKIPKKISYLLLSLFISISATVITAPLIVYRFHYLSLISPLANLTVGVLIGMVLFPLHLFFVVVFLITGYYPLPEVIDFIGKFSFKIMHTLASFKYSSIWIPLIPPMALAIFYMAVFITLFGFYCLKKKKTLILGFSMILVLTSILIPFFMHIKDKESLKITFLDVGQAESVVLKTPSGFFLIDTGKTGWEATQFLKAYDVKELILIITHEQKDHAGGFERILENFQIKEIWDTGYINYSKEPANDILIRHLERGDVLKVGSCSFTVLHPYKGFWSPSLSRDSNEVSLIFKFQCFKKTFLFTSDAGIDALQTIPVNYLKSEVVKIPHHGSKRSFYPEFYKVTEPEICIISAGKQNPYGHPHKEVVENINKICKIYRTDEDGAIQIKELPDGSLRVQTFKNAVFKPYEDWENLKKLFILW
- a CDS encoding CdaR family protein, producing MGRILKKLLAENLTFKLISIALAIFLWFFVTFRGQTETSIEVPIEFKNTPSQMEILKQNVKKVTITISTRERILRELTQNNIRVVIDLTNVKLGENSIPITKSSVKLPRGVEILKIEPSQVKIYMDEKSQKTVPVRVVLTGNPAKEFTVVSVTAEPSTIKIEGAKKELSKIHSIKTEPVDIEGIAEDLKIQAKIDPEGKIFRTDQDTVYINVKLGRKR